A single region of the Streptomyces sp. NBC_01262 genome encodes:
- a CDS encoding phosphotransferase enzyme family protein, which yields MTPHLAHGMGHEPVAPDWPPLTDGEAAAVLGGRGPVRVLWRSPRPLSAAALVEQAGRGLVFVKRHHVSVRTAESLGEEHGFLRHLRERGAPVVEVLDVVALGEWVYEVHTAGRGTDLYQDALSWTPFASVGHAAAAGAALARLHAAAEGYDAPRRRPQPLVASFTVFASADPVAGLERYVAERPALGAALAGRAWREDVVRIHLPFHERLAPFLDKLEPMWTHNDWHASNLLWDAGTSQVSTVLDFGLSDRTTAVHDLATAIERNVVQWLDLPTGQVRVEFDHLGALLGGYSAVRPLSGAEAAALPELLPLVHAEFALSEVDYFHGVVGSAQNTALAYDYFTEHARWFGGERGAELLGRVRQSVGGR from the coding sequence GTGACACCGCACCTCGCCCACGGGATGGGCCATGAGCCGGTCGCGCCGGACTGGCCGCCGCTGACGGACGGCGAGGCCGCCGCCGTGCTGGGCGGGCGGGGGCCGGTGCGGGTGCTGTGGCGCAGTCCGCGGCCCTTGTCGGCGGCGGCGCTGGTGGAGCAGGCGGGGCGGGGGCTGGTTTTCGTCAAGCGGCACCACGTGTCGGTACGCACGGCGGAGTCCCTCGGCGAGGAGCACGGCTTTCTGCGGCATCTGCGGGAGCGCGGCGCGCCGGTGGTCGAGGTGCTGGATGTGGTCGCGCTGGGCGAGTGGGTGTACGAGGTGCACACAGCGGGCCGGGGTACGGATCTGTATCAGGACGCGCTGTCGTGGACGCCGTTCGCCTCGGTCGGGCATGCGGCCGCCGCGGGCGCGGCTCTGGCGCGGCTGCACGCGGCCGCCGAGGGGTACGACGCTCCGCGCAGGCGCCCGCAGCCGCTGGTGGCGTCGTTCACGGTGTTCGCGTCGGCGGACCCGGTGGCTGGGCTGGAGCGGTATGTCGCCGAGCGGCCGGCGCTGGGTGCGGCGCTGGCCGGGCGGGCGTGGCGGGAGGATGTCGTACGGATCCATCTGCCGTTCCATGAGCGGCTGGCGCCGTTCCTGGACAAGCTGGAGCCGATGTGGACGCACAACGACTGGCATGCGTCGAATCTGCTGTGGGACGCGGGGACTTCCCAGGTCTCGACGGTGCTGGACTTCGGGCTGAGCGACCGTACGACGGCCGTTCATGATCTGGCGACGGCGATCGAGCGCAATGTGGTGCAGTGGCTGGATCTGCCGACCGGGCAGGTCCGGGTGGAGTTCGATCATCTGGGCGCGCTGCTGGGCGGTTACTCGGCCGTGCGGCCGCTGAGCGGGGCGGAGGCGGCCGCGCTTCCGGAGTTGCTGCCGCTGGTGCACGCGGAGTTCGCGCTGTCGGAGGTGGACTACTTCCACGGGGTGGTGGGCTCGGCGCAGAACACGGCGCTCGCCTATGACTACTTCACCGAGCACGCACGCTGGTTCGGCGGGGAGCGCGGAGCGGAACTGCTGGGCCGGGTGCGGCAGTCCGTGGGCGGGCGCTGA
- a CDS encoding glycerol-3-phosphate dehydrogenase/oxidase codes for MSTLQSVPTLGTHPTAGRNPGRSETRDLLSHATYDLLVIGGGILGTSVAWHAAQSGLRVAMVDAGDFAGATSSASSKLVHGGLRYLQTGAVKLVAENHQERRALAKDVAPHLVNPLTFYLPVYKGGPVSAPVLGAGVFAYTALSAFGDGVGKVISPARAAADNPGLNTENLKAVAVYYDHQMNDSRMAIMTVRAAVEAGAVVLNHSEVTGLRFTRGRVSGADLKDRLDGAEFGVDARVVLNATGPWVDHLRKMEDAGSDPSIRLSKGAHVVLKRKAPWKAAMATPVDKYRITFALPWEDQLMLGTTDEEYTGDPADVRATEADIQQILDEARLSVKDEHLDRSLITYAFAGLRVLPGGPGDVKKAKRETVVTEGRGGMLSVAGGKWTTYRHIGRTVIGKLAQLPGGPLREDMVPLARLPKRMPLPGVANPNAVAHRLLVDRDPGSRIDPLTARHLATHYGSLSFDIARLVNEDPSLGERIHPDGPEIWAQVVYARDHEWAETADDVLRRRTTLTVRGLDDAAVRERVEELLAKRA; via the coding sequence ATGAGCACCCTGCAGAGCGTCCCGACCCTTGGGACGCACCCGACCGCCGGCCGCAACCCCGGCCGTTCCGAGACCCGGGACCTGCTCAGCCACGCCACGTACGACCTACTGGTGATCGGCGGCGGAATCCTCGGCACCTCGGTGGCCTGGCACGCCGCGCAGTCCGGGCTGCGGGTGGCCATGGTGGACGCCGGCGACTTCGCCGGCGCAACCTCCTCCGCCTCCTCCAAGCTGGTCCACGGCGGTCTGCGCTACCTGCAGACCGGCGCGGTCAAGCTGGTCGCGGAGAACCACCAGGAGCGGCGCGCGCTCGCCAAGGACGTCGCGCCGCACCTGGTCAACCCGCTGACCTTCTATCTGCCCGTCTACAAGGGCGGACCGGTCAGCGCCCCCGTGCTCGGCGCCGGGGTCTTCGCCTACACCGCGCTGTCCGCCTTCGGCGACGGCGTCGGCAAGGTGATATCCCCGGCCCGTGCCGCGGCCGACAACCCCGGCCTGAACACGGAGAACCTCAAGGCCGTCGCGGTCTACTACGACCACCAGATGAACGACTCGCGGATGGCCATCATGACGGTGCGCGCGGCCGTCGAGGCCGGTGCGGTCGTCCTCAACCACTCCGAGGTCACCGGGCTGCGCTTCACCCGGGGCCGGGTCAGCGGCGCCGACCTCAAGGACCGGCTGGACGGCGCCGAGTTCGGCGTCGACGCCCGGGTCGTGCTCAACGCCACCGGCCCGTGGGTCGACCACCTGCGCAAGATGGAGGACGCCGGCTCGGACCCCTCGATCCGGCTCAGCAAGGGCGCCCATGTCGTCCTCAAGCGCAAGGCGCCCTGGAAGGCCGCCATGGCCACCCCGGTCGACAAGTACCGCATCACCTTCGCCCTGCCGTGGGAGGACCAGCTGATGCTGGGCACCACGGACGAGGAGTACACCGGCGACCCGGCCGACGTACGGGCCACCGAGGCCGACATCCAGCAGATCCTGGACGAGGCCCGGCTCTCCGTGAAGGACGAGCACCTGGACCGGTCGCTGATCACCTACGCCTTCGCGGGGCTGCGGGTGCTTCCGGGCGGGCCCGGTGACGTGAAGAAGGCCAAGCGCGAGACGGTCGTCACCGAGGGCCGCGGCGGCATGCTGTCGGTGGCAGGCGGCAAGTGGACCACATACCGGCACATCGGCCGCACGGTCATCGGCAAGCTCGCGCAGCTGCCCGGCGGGCCGCTGCGCGAGGACATGGTGCCGCTGGCCCGGCTCCCCAAGCGGATGCCGCTGCCGGGTGTCGCCAACCCGAACGCGGTCGCCCACCGGCTGCTCGTCGACCGCGACCCCGGCAGCCGCATCGACCCGCTGACCGCCCGCCACCTCGCCACGCACTACGGTTCGCTGTCCTTCGACATCGCCCGTCTGGTGAACGAGGACCCCTCGCTCGGCGAGCGCATCCACCCCGACGGCCCCGAGATATGGGCGCAGGTCGTCTACGCGCGGGACCACGAGTGGGCGGAGACCGCCGACGACGTGCTGCGGCGCCGTACGACGCTCACCGTGCGGGGGCTGGACGACGCGGCCGTACGGGAACGGGTCGAGGAGCTGCTCGCGAAGCGGGCCTGA
- the glpK gene encoding glycerol kinase GlpK, translating into MTDAHTTGPFIAAIDQGTTSSRCIVFDKDGRIVSVDQKEHEQIFPKPGWVEHDAAEIWTNVQEVVDSAITKAGITSADVKAIGITNQRETTLLWDKATGEPVHNALVWQDTRTDALCKELGRNVGQDRFRRETGLPLASYFAGPKIRWLLDNVEGLRERAERGEILFGTMDSWVIWNLTGGPNGGVHVTDVTNASRTLLMNLATLQWDEKILASIGVPAAVLPEIRSSAEVYGHAASGLLAGVPVASALGDQQAALFGQTCFAEGEAKSTYGTGTFLLMNTGETPVNSYNGLLTTVGYRIGDQKPVYALEGSIAVTGSLVQWMRDQMGLIKSAAEIETLASSVEDNGGAYFVPAFSGLFAPHWRSDARGVIAGLTRYVTKAHIARAVLEATAWQTREIVDAMTKDSGVELAAVKVDGGMTSNNLLMQTLADFLDAPVVRPMVAETTCLGAAYAAGLAVGFWADTDELRANWRRAAEWTPNMDAAQRDREYKSWLKAVERTMGWIEDEE; encoded by the coding sequence GTGACCGACGCTCACACCACCGGCCCGTTCATCGCGGCCATCGACCAGGGCACCACCTCTTCCCGCTGCATCGTGTTCGACAAGGACGGCCGGATCGTCTCCGTCGACCAGAAGGAGCACGAGCAGATCTTCCCGAAGCCGGGATGGGTCGAGCACGACGCCGCCGAGATCTGGACCAACGTCCAGGAGGTCGTCGACAGCGCCATCACCAAGGCCGGCATCACCTCGGCCGACGTGAAGGCCATCGGCATCACCAACCAGCGTGAGACCACGTTGCTGTGGGACAAGGCCACCGGCGAGCCCGTCCACAACGCCCTCGTGTGGCAGGACACCCGCACCGACGCCCTGTGCAAGGAGCTCGGCCGCAACGTCGGCCAGGACCGCTTCCGCCGCGAGACCGGCCTGCCGCTGGCCTCGTACTTCGCCGGCCCGAAGATCCGCTGGCTGCTGGACAACGTCGAGGGCCTGCGCGAGCGCGCCGAGCGCGGCGAGATCCTCTTCGGCACCATGGACAGCTGGGTCATCTGGAACCTCACCGGCGGCCCGAACGGAGGCGTGCACGTCACCGACGTCACCAACGCCTCGCGCACCCTGCTGATGAACCTGGCCACCCTCCAGTGGGACGAGAAGATCCTCGCCTCCATCGGCGTCCCGGCCGCCGTGCTGCCCGAGATCCGCTCCTCCGCCGAGGTCTACGGCCACGCCGCCTCCGGCCTGCTCGCCGGTGTGCCCGTCGCCTCCGCGCTGGGCGACCAGCAGGCGGCCCTGTTCGGCCAGACCTGTTTCGCCGAGGGCGAGGCCAAGTCGACGTACGGCACCGGCACCTTCCTGCTGATGAACACCGGCGAGACGCCGGTCAACTCCTACAACGGCCTGCTGACCACCGTCGGCTACCGCATCGGCGACCAGAAGCCGGTCTACGCCCTTGAGGGCTCGATCGCGGTCACCGGTTCGCTCGTGCAGTGGATGCGCGACCAGATGGGCCTGATCAAGAGCGCGGCCGAGATCGAGACGCTGGCCTCCTCCGTCGAGGACAACGGCGGCGCCTACTTCGTGCCGGCCTTCTCCGGTCTGTTCGCCCCGCACTGGCGCTCCGACGCCCGTGGTGTCATCGCCGGCCTGACCCGGTACGTCACCAAGGCGCACATCGCCCGCGCCGTGCTGGAGGCCACCGCCTGGCAGACCCGCGAGATCGTCGACGCCATGACCAAGGACTCCGGCGTCGAGCTGGCCGCGGTCAAGGTCGACGGCGGCATGACCTCCAACAACCTGCTGATGCAGACCCTCGCCGACTTCCTGGACGCCCCCGTGGTCCGTCCGATGGTCGCCGAGACCACCTGCCTCGGCGCCGCCTACGCCGCCGGTCTGGCCGTCGGCTTCTGGGCGGACACCGACGAGCTGCGCGCCAACTGGCGCCGGGCCGCCGAGTGGACCCCCAACATGGACGCGGCCCAGCGTGACCGCGAGTACAAGAGCTGGCTCAAGGCCGTCGAGCGGACCATGGGCTGGATCGAGGACGAGGAGTAA
- a CDS encoding MIP/aquaporin family protein, with amino-acid sequence MSSDNIFIGETIGTAILILLGGGVCAAVTLKSSKARNSGWLAITFGWGFAVLTAVYISSSLSGAQLNPAVTIGIAVKTGDWSDVPVYIAGQMVGAMIGAALVWVAYYGQFQAHMSDPELVAVADPEGPVTGKDAQPSPGGPVLGIFSTGPEIRVVWQNLATEIIGTFVLVLAVLTQGLTKGLGLSGTGALMTAFVVVGIGLSLGGPTGYAINPARDLGPRIVHALLPLRNKGGSDWGYAWIPVAGPIIGAVLAGGLYRIAFA; translated from the coding sequence GTGTCCAGCGACAACATCTTCATCGGCGAGACCATCGGTACCGCCATACTCATTCTTCTCGGCGGCGGCGTCTGCGCGGCGGTTACTCTCAAGAGCTCCAAGGCCCGCAATTCCGGCTGGCTCGCCATCACCTTCGGGTGGGGCTTCGCGGTGCTGACCGCGGTCTACATCTCCTCCAGCCTCTCCGGTGCGCAGCTCAACCCGGCCGTCACCATCGGCATCGCGGTCAAGACCGGCGACTGGAGCGACGTCCCGGTCTACATCGCCGGCCAGATGGTCGGCGCGATGATCGGCGCCGCACTGGTCTGGGTCGCGTACTACGGGCAGTTCCAGGCCCATATGAGCGACCCCGAGCTGGTCGCGGTGGCGGACCCGGAAGGCCCGGTCACCGGCAAGGACGCGCAGCCCTCGCCCGGCGGCCCGGTGCTCGGCATCTTCTCCACCGGCCCGGAGATCCGCGTCGTGTGGCAGAACCTGGCGACCGAGATCATCGGCACCTTCGTCCTCGTGCTCGCGGTCCTCACCCAGGGCCTGACGAAGGGCCTCGGCCTCTCCGGCACCGGCGCCCTCATGACCGCCTTCGTGGTCGTCGGCATCGGCCTGTCGCTCGGCGGGCCCACCGGTTACGCCATCAACCCGGCCCGTGACCTCGGTCCGCGCATCGTGCACGCGCTCCTTCCGCTGCGCAACAAGGGCGGCTCGGACTGGGGCTACGCCTGGATCCCGGTCGCCGGCCCGATCATTGGTGCCGTGCTCGCGGGCGGCCTCTACCGCATCGCCTTCGCGTAA
- a CDS encoding IclR family transcriptional regulator — MPGPIQSLTRAAAILRLLAGGERRLGLSDVASSLGLAKGTAHGILRTLQQEGFVEQDPASGKYQLGAELLRLGNSYLDVHELRARALVWTDDLARSSGEAVYLGVLHQHGVLIVHHVFRPDDSRQVLEVGAMHPLHSSALGKVLSAYDPVAHNEIIDLEREALTPRTITELPDFEGVLDLTRARGWASDLEETWDGVASIAAPIHDRRKMPVGAVAITGAVERVCDGGEIRAQLVAAVRDCARSVSRDLGAGRF; from the coding sequence ATGCCAGGACCCATCCAGTCGCTCACCAGGGCGGCTGCGATCCTGCGGCTGCTCGCCGGCGGGGAGCGGAGGCTCGGCCTGTCGGACGTGGCCTCGTCGCTCGGCCTCGCCAAGGGGACGGCGCACGGGATCCTGCGCACACTCCAGCAGGAGGGTTTCGTCGAGCAGGACCCGGCCTCGGGCAAGTACCAGCTCGGCGCCGAGCTGCTGCGGCTGGGCAACAGCTATCTGGACGTCCACGAGCTGCGGGCCCGCGCCCTGGTCTGGACGGACGACCTGGCCCGTTCCAGCGGCGAGGCGGTCTACCTCGGGGTGCTGCACCAGCACGGCGTGCTGATCGTGCACCACGTCTTCCGGCCCGACGACAGCCGGCAGGTGCTGGAGGTCGGCGCGATGCACCCGCTGCACAGCAGTGCGCTGGGCAAGGTGCTGTCGGCGTACGACCCGGTCGCCCACAACGAGATCATCGACCTGGAGCGCGAGGCGCTCACCCCCCGCACGATCACCGAGCTGCCCGATTTCGAGGGCGTACTGGACCTGACCAGGGCCCGGGGCTGGGCCTCGGACCTGGAGGAGACCTGGGACGGGGTGGCCTCGATCGCCGCGCCGATCCATGACCGGCGCAAGATGCCGGTCGGTGCCGTGGCGATAACCGGCGCGGTCGAGCGGGTCTGCGACGGCGGGGAGATCCGCGCGCAGCTGGTGGCCGCCGTGCGGGACTGCGCCCGCTCGGTCTCGCGCGACCTCGGCGCCGGGCGTTTCTGA
- the metH gene encoding methionine synthase, protein MAQPSLPSATARAAALREALATRVVVADGAMGTMLQAQDPTLDDFQGLEGCNEVLSVTRPDIVRSVHEAYYSVGVDCVETNTFGANHAAASEYEIADRIFELSEAGARIARETADEFTAGDGRQRWVLGSIGPGTKLPSLGHIAYDVLRDGYQKNSEGLLAGGSDALIVETTQDLLQTKASLVGARRAMEALGVDVPLICSLAFETTGVMLLGSEIGAALTSLESLGIDLIGLNCSTGPAEMSEHLRYLARHSRIPLMCMPNAGLPVLTKDGAYFPLTAPELADAQETFVRDYGLSLVGGCCGSTPEHLRQVVERVRDMTPGVREARPEPGASSLYQTVPFRQDTAYMAIGERTNANGSKKFREAMLEARWDDCVEMARDQIREGAHMLDLCVDYVGRDGVADMEKLAGLFATASTLPIVLDSTEVAVVRAGLEKLGGRAVINSVNYEDGDGPESRFAKITSLAVEHGAALIALTIDEEGQARTPEHKVAVAERLIDDLTGNWGVHESDILIDCLTFTICTGQEESRKDGVNTIEAIRELKRRHPDVQTTLGLSNISFGLNPAARVVLNSVFLNECVEAGLDSAIVHASKILPIARIPEEQVQVALDLIHDRRSEGYDPLQRYLELFDGVDLKSVKAGRAEELAALPLDERLQRRIIDGEKNGLEADLTEALGLRPALEIVNDTLLEGMKVVGELFGSGQMQLPFVLQSAEVMKTAVAYLEPHMEKTDDEGKGTIVLATVRGDVHDIGKNLVDIILSNNGYTVVNLGIKQPVSAILDAAQEHRADVIGMSGLLVKSTVIMKENLEELNQRKLAADYPVILGGAALTRAYVEQDLHEIYEGEVRYARDAFEGLRLMDALIGVKRGVPGAVLPELKQRRVAKREPVVEEPEENRGQIRSDVATDNPVPTPPFWGSKVVKGIPLKEYASWLDEGALFKGQWGLKQARAGGPTYEELVETEGRPRLRGLLDRMQTDGLLEAAVTYGYFPCVSKGDDLIILGEDGTERTRFTFPRQRRGRRLCLADFFRPEDSGETDVIGMQVVTVGNRVSEAANELFATDSYREYLELHGLSVQLAEALAEYWHARVRSELGFASQDPADVEDMFALKYRGARFSLGYGACPDLEDRAKIARLLEPERIGVVLSEEFQLHPEQSTDAIVIHHPEAKYFNAR, encoded by the coding sequence ATGGCCCAGCCGTCCCTTCCATCCGCAACCGCCCGAGCCGCAGCACTGCGGGAGGCCCTCGCCACCCGCGTCGTGGTGGCCGACGGGGCCATGGGCACCATGCTTCAGGCGCAGGACCCCACACTGGACGACTTCCAGGGCCTGGAAGGCTGCAACGAGGTACTGAGCGTCACCCGCCCCGACATCGTGCGCTCGGTCCACGAGGCGTACTACTCCGTGGGCGTCGACTGCGTCGAGACCAACACCTTCGGGGCGAACCACGCGGCGGCGAGCGAGTACGAGATCGCCGACCGGATCTTCGAGCTGTCCGAGGCGGGCGCCCGCATCGCCCGCGAGACCGCCGACGAGTTCACCGCCGGGGACGGCCGCCAGCGCTGGGTGCTGGGCTCGATCGGCCCGGGCACCAAGCTGCCATCGCTCGGCCACATCGCTTACGACGTGCTGCGCGACGGCTATCAGAAGAACTCCGAGGGCCTGCTGGCCGGCGGCTCCGACGCCCTCATCGTGGAGACCACGCAGGACCTGCTGCAGACCAAGGCGAGCCTCGTCGGCGCGCGCCGGGCGATGGAGGCCCTGGGCGTCGACGTGCCGCTGATCTGCTCCCTGGCCTTCGAGACGACCGGCGTGATGCTGCTGGGCTCCGAGATCGGCGCGGCGCTGACCTCCCTGGAGTCACTGGGCATCGACCTGATCGGCCTGAACTGCTCCACAGGACCGGCCGAGATGAGCGAACACCTGCGCTATCTGGCCCGGCACTCCCGTATCCCGCTGATGTGCATGCCGAACGCGGGCCTGCCGGTGCTGACCAAGGACGGCGCGTACTTCCCGCTGACCGCGCCCGAGCTGGCCGACGCCCAGGAGACCTTCGTACGGGACTACGGCCTCTCACTGGTCGGCGGCTGCTGCGGCTCCACGCCGGAGCACCTGCGCCAGGTCGTTGAACGGGTTCGCGACATGACGCCGGGCGTGCGGGAGGCGCGCCCCGAACCCGGCGCCTCCTCCCTCTACCAGACGGTGCCGTTCCGCCAGGACACCGCCTATATGGCCATCGGCGAGCGCACCAATGCCAACGGCTCCAAGAAGTTCCGCGAGGCCATGCTGGAGGCCCGCTGGGACGACTGCGTGGAGATGGCCCGCGATCAGATCCGCGAGGGCGCGCACATGCTCGACCTCTGCGTCGACTACGTGGGCCGCGACGGCGTTGCCGACATGGAGAAGCTGGCGGGACTCTTCGCGACCGCCTCCACGCTGCCGATCGTCCTTGACTCCACCGAGGTCGCCGTCGTCAGGGCGGGCCTGGAGAAGCTGGGCGGCCGGGCGGTCATCAACTCCGTCAACTACGAGGACGGCGACGGCCCGGAATCGCGCTTCGCGAAGATCACCTCGCTCGCGGTCGAACACGGCGCGGCCCTGATCGCGCTGACCATCGACGAGGAGGGCCAGGCCCGCACCCCCGAGCACAAGGTGGCGGTCGCCGAGCGGCTGATCGACGACCTGACCGGCAACTGGGGCGTACACGAGTCGGACATCCTCATCGACTGCCTGACCTTCACCATCTGTACCGGCCAGGAGGAGTCCCGCAAGGACGGCGTCAACACCATCGAGGCCATCCGCGAGCTCAAGCGCCGCCACCCGGACGTCCAGACCACCCTGGGCCTGTCCAACATCTCCTTCGGCCTCAACCCGGCCGCCCGCGTTGTGCTGAACTCGGTCTTCCTCAACGAGTGCGTCGAGGCCGGCCTGGACTCCGCGATCGTCCACGCCTCCAAGATCCTGCCCATCGCCCGCATCCCCGAGGAGCAGGTCCAGGTCGCCCTCGACCTGATCCACGACCGCCGCAGCGAGGGCTACGACCCGCTCCAGCGCTACCTGGAGCTGTTCGACGGTGTCGACCTCAAGTCCGTCAAGGCGGGCCGCGCCGAGGAGCTCGCCGCCCTCCCGCTGGACGAGCGCCTCCAGCGCCGCATCATCGACGGCGAGAAGAACGGCCTCGAAGCCGACCTGACCGAGGCGCTCGGCCTGCGCCCGGCCCTGGAGATCGTCAACGACACCCTCCTGGAGGGCATGAAGGTCGTCGGCGAGCTGTTCGGCTCCGGCCAGATGCAGCTGCCGTTCGTGCTCCAGTCCGCCGAGGTCATGAAGACCGCCGTGGCCTACCTGGAGCCCCACATGGAGAAGACCGACGACGAGGGCAAGGGCACCATCGTGCTGGCCACCGTGCGCGGCGACGTCCATGACATCGGCAAGAACCTCGTGGACATCATCCTGTCCAACAACGGCTACACCGTGGTCAACCTCGGCATCAAACAGCCCGTCTCCGCGATCCTGGACGCCGCGCAGGAGCACCGCGCCGACGTCATCGGCATGTCCGGCCTCCTGGTGAAGTCCACCGTGATCATGAAGGAGAACCTGGAGGAGCTCAACCAGCGCAAGCTGGCCGCCGACTACCCCGTCATCCTCGGCGGCGCCGCCCTGACCAGGGCGTACGTCGAGCAGGACCTCCACGAGATCTACGAGGGCGAGGTCCGCTACGCCCGGGACGCCTTCGAGGGCCTGCGCCTGATGGACGCCCTCATCGGCGTCAAGCGCGGCGTCCCCGGCGCCGTCCTGCCCGAGCTGAAGCAGCGCCGGGTGGCCAAGCGTGAGCCGGTGGTCGAGGAGCCCGAGGAGAACCGGGGCCAGATCCGCTCCGACGTCGCCACGGACAACCCCGTGCCCACCCCGCCCTTCTGGGGCTCCAAGGTCGTCAAGGGCATCCCGCTCAAGGAGTACGCCTCCTGGCTGGACGAGGGCGCCCTGTTCAAGGGCCAGTGGGGGCTGAAGCAGGCCCGCGCCGGCGGCCCGACGTACGAGGAGCTGGTGGAGACCGAGGGCCGGCCCCGGCTGCGCGGCCTGCTGGACCGCATGCAGACCGACGGACTGCTGGAGGCGGCCGTCACGTACGGGTACTTCCCCTGCGTGTCCAAGGGCGACGACCTGATCATCCTGGGCGAGGACGGCACCGAGCGCACCCGCTTCACCTTCCCCCGCCAGCGGCGCGGCCGCCGGCTCTGCCTGGCCGACTTCTTCCGCCCCGAGGACTCCGGCGAGACCGATGTGATCGGCATGCAGGTCGTCACCGTCGGCAACCGGGTCTCCGAGGCCGCCAACGAGCTGTTCGCCACCGACTCCTACCGCGAGTACCTGGAGCTGCACGGCCTGTCCGTCCAGCTCGCCGAGGCCCTCGCCGAGTACTGGCACGCCCGGGTCCGCTCGGAGCTGGGCTTCGCCTCCCAGGACCCCGCCGACGTCGAGGACATGTTCGCCCTGAAGTACCGCGGCGCCCGCTTCTCCCTCGGCTACGGCGCCTGCCCCGACCTGGAGGACCGCGCCAAGATCGCCCGCCTCCTGGAGCCGGAGCGGATCGGCGTGGTGCTGTCGGAGGAGTTCCAGCTCCACCCCGAGCAGTCCACGGACGCCATCGTCATCCACCACCCCGAGGCCAAGTACTTCAACGCCCGCTGA
- a CDS encoding HAD family hydrolase, which translates to MTSTIPAVDNRPADGSALQAVLLDMDGTLVDTEGFWWDAEVEVFAEMGHYLDEAHREVVVGGPMTRSLGHLISVTGTNATLAELSALINRRFTQLIGRGVPLMPGARRLLTELGAHGVPTALVSASHRHIIDSVLRSLGPENFALSIAGDEVARTKPHPEPYLVAAARLGADPARCVVIEDAPTGVTAAEAAGCRVVAVPSIAPIESAPGRSVVRSLEHIDLTFLRSLITAVH; encoded by the coding sequence ATGACCAGCACAATTCCCGCCGTGGACAACCGTCCGGCCGACGGTTCGGCACTGCAGGCCGTGCTTCTCGACATGGACGGCACCCTCGTGGACACCGAGGGCTTCTGGTGGGATGCGGAGGTCGAGGTCTTCGCCGAGATGGGCCACTACCTCGACGAGGCGCACCGCGAGGTCGTGGTCGGCGGCCCGATGACCCGCAGCCTGGGCCACCTGATCTCGGTCACCGGCACGAACGCCACCCTCGCCGAGCTGTCGGCCCTGATCAACCGTCGTTTCACCCAGCTGATCGGCCGGGGCGTGCCCCTGATGCCCGGCGCGCGCCGGCTGCTGACCGAACTCGGTGCCCACGGGGTGCCCACGGCGCTGGTCTCCGCCTCGCACCGGCACATCATCGACTCCGTACTGCGCTCGCTCGGCCCGGAGAACTTCGCCCTGTCGATCGCGGGCGACGAGGTCGCCAGGACCAAGCCGCACCCCGAGCCCTACCTCGTCGCGGCCGCCCGCCTCGGCGCCGACCCGGCCCGCTGCGTCGTCATCGAGGACGCCCCGACCGGCGTTACCGCGGCCGAGGCGGCAGGCTGCCGGGTGGTGGCCGTGCCGTCCATCGCGCCCATCGAATCGGCACCGGGCAGGA